One region of Oryza glaberrima chromosome 7, OglaRS2, whole genome shotgun sequence genomic DNA includes:
- the LOC127778510 gene encoding NAC domain-containing protein 58-like — protein MEMTMSSAATSLPPGFRFHPTDEELILHYLRSRATAGQCPVPIIADVDIYKFDPWDLPSKAVYGESEWYFFSPRDRKYPNGIRPNRAAGSGYWKATGTDKPIHDSATGESVGVKKALVFYRGRPPKGTKTSWIMHEYRLAADPLAAAANTYKPSSSSRFRNVSMRLDDWVLCRIYKKSGQASPMMPPLAADYDHDEPSGVLDDAYSFYAPPMISTTLIPKLPKIPSISELFDEHALAQIFDAAADPPADHHQHALAVHPSLNQLLGVGDNFLAECYPSTASTATVAGGKRKASPAGDYAGGGHTPAKRLNGSCFDVAPQSVVGGLQATPSSVLAGLNHQMLPPQLF, from the exons ATGGAGATGAcgatgtcgtcggcggcgacgtcgctGCCGCCGGGGTTCCGGTTCCACCCGACGGACGAGGAGCTGATCCTGCACTACCTCcgcagccgcgccaccgccgggcaGTGCCCCGTCCCCATCATCGCCGACGTCGACATCTACAAGTTCGATCCATGGGACCTGCCAT CGAAGGCGGTGTACGGGGAGAGCGAGTGGTATTTCTTCAGCCCGCGAGACCGCAAGTACCCCAACGGAATCCGGCCGAACCGCGCCGCCGGGTCGGGGTACTGGAAGGCGACGGGAACCGACAAGCCCATCCACGACAGCGCCACCGGCGAGAGCGTCGGCGTCAAGAAGGCCCTCGTCTTCTACCGCGGCCGCCCTCCCAAGGGCACCAAGACCAGCTGGATCATGCACGAgtaccgcctcgccgccgaccctctcgccgccgccgcaaacaCCTAcaagccctcctcctcctcccgattcCGCAACGTCTCCATGAGG CTGGACGACTGGGTGCTCTGCCGGATCTACAAGAAGTCCGGCCAGGCGTCGCCGATgatgccgccgctcgccgccgactaCGACCACGACGAGCCGTCCGGAGTCCTTGACGACGCCTACAGCTTCTACGCGCCGCCGATGATCAGCACCACGCTCATCCCCAAGCTCCCCAAGATCCCCTCCATCTCCGAGCTCTTCGACGAGCACGCGCTCGCCCAGAtcttcgacgccgccgccgacccgccgGCCGACCACCATCAGCATGCCCTCGCCGTCCACCCCTCCCTGAACCagctcctcggcgtcggcgacaaCTTCCTCGCGGAGTGCTACCCGTCGACGGCGTCCACGGCCACCGTTGCCGGCGGCAAGCGCAAGGCGAGCCCGGCCGGAGActacgccggcggcggccacacgCCGGCGAAGAGGCTCAACGGCTCATGCTTCGACGTGGCGCCGCAGTCCGTGGTGGGCGGCTTGCAAGCGACGCCGTCGTCAGTCCTCGCCGGACTCAACCACCAGATGCTTCCTCCTCAGCTATTCTGA